A single region of the Sorghum bicolor cultivar BTx623 chromosome 9, Sorghum_bicolor_NCBIv3, whole genome shotgun sequence genome encodes:
- the LOC8074564 gene encoding transcription factor RAX1: MGRAPCCDKASVKRGPWSPEEDEQLRSYVQRNGIGGNWIALPQKAGLNRCGKSCRLRWLNYLRPDIKHGGYTEEEDRIIWSLYSSIGSRWSIIASKLPGRTDNDVKNYWNTKLKKKAMAMAAAAGLSASSSGGGAFAAAAAPATPTPPALSPASSSVTSSSGDVRFGAAYTEPQPQPQHPGGLIRFDAPRTELAPVPPAVGAQLDGAWSTPVAPALDGGDVFLPELIGGGEQLFPYGGDFFGGLLQDSRALEQLSACYFPNMAEIWGATAAVAAPDGNCKPPGLCNTLT, translated from the exons ATGGGGCGCGCGCCGTGCTGCGACAAGGCGAGCGTGAAGCGGGGACCCTGGTCGCCTGAGGAGGACGAGCAGCTGCGGAGCTACGTCCAGCGCAACGGCATCGGCGGCAACTGGATCGCCCTGCCGCAGAAAGCAG GCCTGAACCGGTGCGGCAAGAGCTGCCGGCTGCGGTGGCTCAACTACCTGCGGCCGGACATCAAGCACGGGGGCTACACCGAGGAGGAGGACCGGATCATCTGGTCGctctacagctccatcggcagcAG GTGGTCCATCATCGCGTCCAAGCTCCCGGGCCGGACCGACAACGACGTCAAGAACTACTGGAacaccaagctcaagaagaaggccatggccatggcggcggcggccggcctcAGCGCCagtagcagcggaggaggagccttcgcggcggcggcggcgcccgccacgccgacgccgccggcgCTCTCGCCCGCCTCCTCGTCCGTCACCAGCTCCAGCGGCGACGTGCGCTTCGGCGCGGCGTACACGGAACCACAACCGCAGCCGCAGCACCCCGGCGGGCTCATACGCTTCGACGCGCCGCGGACGGAGCTCGCGCCCGTGCCGCCGGCAGTGGGAGCGCAGCTGGACGGCGCCTGGTCGACGCCCGTGGCGCCGGCGCTGGACGGCGGGGACGTGTTCCTGCCCGAGCTcatcggcggcggcgagcagcTGTTCCCGTACGGCGGCGACTTCTTCGGCGGGCTGCTGCAGGACAGCAGGGCCCTGGAGCAGCTCTCGGCGTGCTACTTCCCCAACATGGCCGAGATATGGGGCGCCACCGCTGCCGTCGCCGCCCCCGACGGCAACTGCAAGCCGCCGGGTCTCTGCAACACCCTGACATAG
- the LOC8074563 gene encoding uncharacterized protein LOC8074563, with product MPVAKELEAARRVATLTLAELEISSSTSPPCSNLPALLRRCLRLLPLLNAGDPRLAARCCRDLLASLHAILSRDPSPSLLPAIEAFAESFVSSKQLMTCLVIGTYAAPEGSKVFTEAPPREDEHIVLELVCRHFISSLQDEGAFEVFVSALSWSGKVLQQTPEISFQGALVLVQRTCFFSLPAVVQGHLLLLMSRCTRDQNLNMHMVAFQYAMELYVRYLPTLCVFNRTGGAKGPQNDLDKKRPYKSYIKDTTEQKLRSQIDCLLLFCKLHSGDDLPISVSDIGRVIEENQHMFHEKFRQQCTVDVKSILSSILCCAKQKEVLEPDAEVSDEIICLAAALRVMGSSMQHILHHFRQMRSAADKKHNKEYNVIYEIISSLRQYETNELHRYDLAITGKCVDRESASVLMFTHFATVSTSCLRRRLGFLWKGCIIMMMMATNLIAEEESLSTFDLPMDVPKESAVLCNTKVGISEVSARTKEIILRYNRFRDKGRHFYADGISLGTPEECNSRVGKANGQRFFECHPEYSGNSWDDILDCVECEEGKDYSNALKQQQKFKVFKYGMWLNQRQAKRQSTMDTLGLKSKRRTSMRRTSMRRT from the exons ATGCCTGTCGCCAAAGAGCTGGAAGCCGCCCGGCGCGTGGCGACCCTCACCTTGGCGGAGCTCGAGATCTCCTCTTCGACGTCCCCTCCTTGCTCCAACCTCCCGGCGCTCCTTCGCCGCTGCCTCCGCTTGCTGCCTCTTCTCAACGCGGGCGATCCAAGGTTAGCGGCTCGATGCTGCCGTGACCTCCTCGCCTCCCTTCACGCCATCCTCTCTCGGGATCCCTCGCCATCCCTCCTCCCTGCAATCGAG GCCTTCGCTGAGAGTTTTGTTTCTAGTAAGCAACTGATGACCTGCTTGGTCATAGGCACCTATGCTGCACCGGAAGGATCAAAGGTGTTCACTGAGGCCCCGCCACGCGAGGATGAGCACATCGTGCTTGAACTTGTGTGCCGCCACTTCATTTCATCATTACAGGATGAGGGAGCATTTGAGGTGTTTGTGAGTGCACTTTCTTGGTCGGGGAAGGTATTGCAGCAGACTCCAGAAATCAGCTTTCAGGGGGCTTTAGTGCTGGTTCAAAGGACCTGCTTCTTCTCGTTGCCGGCTGTTGTACAAGGACATCTTTTACTGCTCATGTCAAGATGCACCCGTGATCAAAATCTTAACATGCATATGGTAGCATTTCAGTATGCCATGGAACTTTATGTCAGATATCTACCGACATTGTGTGTTTTCAACAGAACTGGTGGTGCAAAAGGCCCACAGAATGATTTGGACAAGAAAAGACCTTATAAGAGCTATATCAAAGATACCACAGAGCAGAAACTCAGAAGTCAGATCGATTGCCTGCTTTTGTTCTGTAAATTGCACTCTGGTGATGATCTTCCCATCAGTGTGAGTGATATTGGTCGTGTAATTGAAGAGAACCAGCATATGTTTCATGAAAAGTTCAGGCAACAATGTACTGTGGATGTGAAGAGCATATTGTCTAGTATCCTGTGCTGTGCAAAGCAAAAGGAGGTGCTTGAACCTGATGCTGAAGTATCAGATGAGATTATTTGCCTTGCTGCAGCACTTAGGGTAATGGGCTCCTCAATGCAACACATCCTGCACCATTTCCGCCAAATGAGGTCGGCCGCTGACAAGAAacataacaaggagtacaatgTTATATATGAAATTATCAGTTCGCTTAGGCAATATGAAACAAATGAGCTTCATAGATATGACCTGGCTATTACTGGGAAGTGTGTGGACAGAGAAAGTGCCTCAGTGCTAATGTTTACTCATTTTGCTACTGTATCAACTTCTTGTTTAAGAAGGCGGCTTGGCTTCTTGTGGAAAGGTTgtattatcatgatgatgatggccACAAATCTTATTGCTGAAGAGGAAAGTTTGAGTACATTTGATCTCCCTATGGATGTCCCAAAAGAATCTGCAGTTTTGTGCAATACCAAAGTGGGGATCTCAGAG GTTTCTGCTCGGACTAAAGAGATAATATTACGGTATAATAGATTTCGTGATAAAGGCAGACACTTTTATGCTGATGGAATCAG TTTGGGCACCCCTGAGGAGTGTAATTCCAGAGTTGGAAAGGCTAATGGTCAAAGGTTTTTTGAGTGTCATCCTGAATATTCAGGAAACTCATGGGATGATATACTGGATTGTGTTGAATGTGAAGAAGGAAAAGATTATTCAAATGCCTTGAAGCAACAGCAAAAGTTTAAGGTGTTTAAATATGGGATGTGGCTCAACCAGAGACAAGCTAAACGGCAATCTACCATGGATACTTTGGGGCTGAAGTCAAAGAGGCGAACCTCAATGAGGCGAACCTCAATGAGGCGAACCTAG
- the LOC110430260 gene encoding ATP synthase subunit beta, mitochondrial: MASRRVASSLLRSVSRLRAASPAAPRPRAPPHRPSPAGYLFNRAAAYASSAAAQAAPAASAPATGKTGGGKITDEFTGAGAIGQVCQVIGAVVDVRFDEGLPPILTALEVLDNNIRLVLEVAQHLGENMVRTIAMDGTEGLVRGQRVLNTGSPITVPVGRATLGRIINVIGEPIDERGDITTNHFLPIHREAPAFVEQATEQQILVTGIKVVDLLAPYQRGGKIGLFGGAGVGKTVLIMELINNVAKAHGGFSVFAGVGERTREGNDLYREMIESGVIKLGDKQSESKCALVYGQMNEPPGARARVGLTGLTVAEHFRDAEGQDVLLFIDNIFRFTQANSEVSALLGRIPSAVGYQPTLATDLGGLQERITTTKKGSITSVQAIYVPADDLTDPAPATTFAHLDATTVLSRQISELGIYPAVDPLDSTSRMLSPHVLGEDHYNTARGVQKVLQNYKNLQDIIAILGMDELSEDDKLTVARARKIQRFLSQPFHVAEVFTGAPGKYVELKESVKSFQGVLDGKYDDLPEQSFYMVGGIEEVIAKAEKIAKESAS, translated from the exons ATGGCGTCTCGCCGGGTCGCCTCCTCGCTCCTCCGCTCCGTCTCCCGCCTCCGGGCCGCATCGCCCGCGGCGCCGCGCCCGCGTGCCCCGCCTCACCGCCCGTCCCCGGCCGGGTACCTCTTCAACCGCGCCGCCGCCTACGCCTCCTCCGCCGCGGCCCAGGCGGCGCCCGCCGCGTCGGCGCCGGCCACCGGGAAGACCGGGGGCGGCAAGATCACCGACGAGTTCACCGGCGCCGGGGCCATCGGCCAGGTGTGCCAGGTGATCGGCGCCGTCGTCGACGTGCGCTTCGATGAGGGCCTCCCGCCCATCCTCACGGCGCTCGAGGTGCTCGACAACAACATCCGCCTCGTGCTTGAGGTGGCGCAGCACCTTGGCGAGAACATGGTGCGCACCATCGCTATGGACGGCACGGAGGGGCTCGTCCGCGGCCAGCGCGTCCTCAACACCGGCTCCCCCATCACC GTGCCTGTTGGCAGGGCTACCCTTGGACGCATCATAAATGTTATCGGTGAGCCGATTGATGAGAGGGGTGACATAA CGACAAACCACTTCCTCCCTATTCATCGTGAAGCCCCTGCTTTCGTTGAGCAGGCCACTGAGCAGCAAATTCTTGTAACTGGAATCAAG GTCGTGGATCTTCTTGCACCCTACCaaaggggtggaaagattggtctCTTTGGTGGTGCAGGAGTGGGTAAAACTGTGCTCATTATGGAGCTTatcaacaatgttgctaaggcCCATG GTGGTTTCTCTGTGTTTGCTGGTGTTGGAGAACGTACCCGCGAAGGTAATGACCTGTACAGGGAAATGATTGAAAGTGGTGTCATTAAGCTAGGTGACAAGCAG AGTGAAAGCAAATGCGCTCTTGTCTACGGGCAGATGAACGAGCCCCCTGGTGCTCGTGCTCGTGTTGGGTTGACTGGTTTGACTGTTGCTGAACATTTCCGTGATGCTGAAGGACAAGATGTGCTTCTTTTTATTGACAACATTTTCCGTTTCACTCAG GCAAACTCTGAGGTGTCTGCTCTTCTTGGACGTATCCCATCTGCTGTGGGATACCAGCCAACCCTTGCCACTGATCTTGGAGGACTGCAAGAGCGTATTACGACAACAAAGAAGGGTTCTATTACGTCTGTCCAGGCTATCTATGTGCCTGCTGATGACTTGACGGATCCTGCTCCCGCTACTACCTTTGCCCATCTTGATGCTACAACTGTGCTGTCACGACAG ATCTCTGAGCTTGGTATTTATCCTGCTGTTGATCCACTGGATTCCACATCAAGAATGCTTTCTCCCCACGTGCTGGGTGAGGATCACTACAACACTGCTCGTGGTGTTCAGAAGGTTCTTCAGAACTACAAAAATCTTCAGGATATTATTGCTATCTTGGGTATGGACGAGCTCAGTGAAGATGACAAGTTGACAGTCGCTCGTGCAAGAAAGATTCAGCGTTTCCTGAGCCAGCCTTTCCATGTCGCTGAAGTTTTCACGGGTGCTCCAGGGAAGTATGTGGAGCTGAAGGAAAGCGTTAAGAGTTTCCAG GGTGTTTTGGATGGGAAGTATGATGACCTCCCCGAGCAGTCATTCTACATGGTTGGAGGCATTGAGGAAGTCATTGCTAAGGCTGAGAAAATTGCCAAGGAGTCTGCTTCATAA
- the LOC8063555 gene encoding syntaxin-71, which yields MTVIDILTRVDAICQKYDKYDVDKLNGANVAGDDPFARLYASVDADINQCVEKAETAKQEKNRAAVVALNAEIRRTKAKLIEEDLPKLQRLAVKKVKGLTREEIATRSDLVAALPDRIQSIPDGSSTATKKNGTWGGASGSRTGGAIKFDSTADGNFDDEYFKGTEESNQFRREYEMRRMKQDEGLDVIGEGLETLKNMASDMNEELDRQVPLMDEMDDKVDRANADLKNTNVRLKETVLQLRSSRNFCIDIILLCVILGIAAYLYNVLKK from the exons ATGACCGTGATCGACATCCTCACGCGGGTGGACGCGATCTGCCAGAAGTACGACAAGTACGACGTCGACAAGCTCAACGGCGCCAACGTCGCCGGCGACGACCCCTTCGCCCGCCTCTACGCGTCCGTCGACGCGGACATCAACCAATGCGTCGAG AAAGCAGAAACGGCAAAGCAAGAGAAGAACCGCGCCGCGGTGGTGGCGCTTAACGCCGAGATCCGGCGCACCAAGGCCAAGCTCATCGAGGAGGACCTGCCCAAGCTGCAGCGCCTCGCCGTGAAGAAG GTGAAAGGGCTCACAAGAGAAGAAATTGCGACCCGTAGTGATCTGGTTGCCGCCTTACCTGACAGAATACAATCTATCCCAGATGGTAGTTCTACCGCCACAAAGAAAAATGGAACTTGGGGGGGAGCCTCAGGATCTCGTACTGGAGGAGCCATAAAGTTCGACTCTACTGCTG ATGGGAACTTTGATGACGAGTACTTTAAGGGGACAGAAGAATCTAATCAGTTCCGTCGGGAATATGAGATGCGGAGAATGAAACAG GATGAAGGTTTGGACGTTATTGGTGAAGGACTGGAAACTTTGAAAAACATGGCATCTGATATGAATGAG GAATTGGATAGACAAGTCCCTCTGATGGACGAAATGGATGACAAG GTGGATAGAGCCAATGCAGATTTGAAGAATACCAATGTGAGACTGAAGGAGACTGTTCTTCAG CTTAGATCAAGCCGCAACTTCTGCATCGACATCATCCTTCTGTGTGTCATTCTTGGTATTGCGGCCTACCTTTACAA TGTTCTAAAAAAGTGA